One genomic region from Leguminivora glycinivorella isolate SPB_JAAS2020 chromosome 8, LegGlyc_1.1, whole genome shotgun sequence encodes:
- the LOC125229009 gene encoding single-stranded DNA-binding protein, mitochondrial: MFRLSRIYSATRQLIAVPCSEVHTTAIRCDTQKSEKTINQVTLLGRVGADPQKRGTEERPVVNFPLATHFNYKYESGDMLHRTDWHRVSVFKPGLRDTVYKYLKKGQRVYVTGKLSYGEIKTEDGHVRTASTVIADDIIFFQSQVAEAES; this comes from the exons ATGTTTCGCCTTTCTAGG ATTTATAGCGCAACACGCCAACTCATTGCAGTTCCATGCTCAGAGGTTCATACTACAGCCATTAGATGTGATACCCAGAAATCTGAGAaaa CTATTAATCAAGTCACTCTTCTTGGAAGGGTAGGCGCAGATCCACAGAAAAGAGGGACAGAGGAGCGCCCAGTTGTGAATTTTCCACTTGCCACTCATTTCAATTACAAATATGAATCCGGTGACATGTTGCATAGAACAGACTGGCACAGAGTGAGCGTGTTTAAGCCTGGTCTAAGGGATACTGTCTATAAGTATCTTAAGAAGGGACAAAGAGTTTACGTTACAGGAAAGTTATCCTACGGAGAGATTAAAACTGAGGATGGACATGTCCGAACAGCTTCAACAGTCATTGCTGATGACATTATCTTCTTCCAAAGTCAGGTTGCTGAAGCGGAATCATAG
- the LOC125228934 gene encoding LOW QUALITY PROTEIN: caprin homolog (The sequence of the model RefSeq protein was modified relative to this genomic sequence to represent the inferred CDS: deleted 2 bases in 1 codon), producing the protein MPSAANPKSEKPASSEATDNSPVRQVLTIIEHKIRNLEKRKSKLTSYRDLQKSGKELNSDQKIAVAKYDEVAQTLEFARDLSKQITSIAVSTEKEAKKQAKRETWIRYAADTNKIREVLLILDCLTQMGNAEARDDFLNGTNGAAKLTEEDLKILDDLYPEVTPKHEANEEGRPAFPAHTTKAAEHLYAIIDGKPKEALGTTYAHIKEIIMTVHSCGYFDKLEDDAPAPPPAEVPSPTLEPALPSPALPSPAPAPLAYSAPAVLPAPAYPLRPLPPITLQEVEHAYFAQQYPQQRPIAEVIGSQNFFFLQDEEIDSPVGTPQPPLMNPPSPPGPIPTQTFTNQHFVPMPEPGPLPMPPPHFQAPYVPLAAPPPPPPQLAPAPAPAPAPAPAPERPEPRRTPPPEADGEDDEWREARSPERDDAAERKTQGQGDGQGRFRRYGRGGGGPGAPNGYRGRGGFRPDGYQPRHAEYPRANKDGYQPRERHYNNDGYQPRPKDRDGYYGNGDAGSPQENGARERYGDSQSYGGGFKSRGRGAPRGRAQPRRQQPHYARNNGNNNNTGNNNNAGNNKDHADQ; encoded by the exons ATGCCTTCAGCTGCGAATCCTAAGTCCGAAAAACCGGCCTCTTCGGAGGCCACGGATAATTCACCAGTACGACAAGTCTTGACGATTATAGAACATAAAATCCGTAATTTGGAAAAAAGAAAG AGCAAGTTGACATCATACAGAGACTTACAAAAATCTGGCAAAGAACTAAATTCAGATCAGAAGATAGCCGTTGCCAAGTATGATGAAGTAGCTCAGACATTAGAATTTGCTCGTGACCTCTCAAAGCAAATAACGTCTATAGCAGTCTCAACTGAAAAAGAAGCTAAAAAACAAGCGAAAAGG GAAACCTGGATTCGCTATGCAGCTGACACAAATAAGATCCGTGAGGTGCTCCTTATCTTGGACTGCCTCACGCAGATGGGCAATGCTGAGGCCAGGGACGATTTCCTAAATGGGACTAATGGAGCAGCTAAACTGACTGAGGAGGATCTTAAGATTCTTGATGATCT GTACCCCGAGGTGACGCCGAAACACGAGGCCAACGAGGAGGGGCGGCCCGCGTTCCCCGCGCACACCACCAAGGCCGCCGAGCACCTCTACGCCATCATCGACGGCAAGCCCAAGGAGGCGCTCGGCACCACCTACGCGCACATCAAGGAGATCATCATGACCGTGCACAGCTGCGGCTACTTCGACAAGCTCGAGGACGACGCGCCCGCGCCTCCTCCCGCGGAGGTGCCCTCGCCCACGCTCGAACCCGCGCTGCCCTCGCCCGCGCTCCcctcgcccgcgcccgcgccgctcgCCTACAGCGCGCCCGCCGTGCTGCCCGCGCCCGCCTACCCGCTGCGCCCGCTGCCGCCCATCACGCTGCAGGAGGTGGAGCACGCCTACTTCGCGCAGCAGTACCCGCAGCAGCGGCCCATCGCCGAGGTCATCGGCTCGCAGAACTTCTTCTTCCTGCAGGACGAGGAGATCGACAGCCCCGTCGGCACGCCGCAGCCGCCGCTGATGAACCCGCCCTCGCCGCCGGGCCCGATCCCGACGCAGACCTTCACCAACCAGCACTTCGTGCCGATGCCGGAGCCGGGCCCGCTGCCGATGCCGCCGCCGCACTTCCAGGCGCCCTACGTGCCgctcgccgcgccgccgccgccgccgccgcagctcGCGCCCGCTCCCGCGCCTGCTCCCGCTCCCGCGCCCGCTCCCGAGCGGCCCGAGCCCCGCCGCACGCCGCCGCCCGAGGCTGACGGCGAAGACGACGAATGGCGCGAGGCCCGCAGCCCCGAGCGCGACGACGCCGCCGAGCGCAAGACGCAGGGCCAGGGCGACGGCCAGGGCCGCTTCCGGCGCTACGGCCGCGGTGGTGGCGGT CCGGGAGCGCCCAACGGCTACCGCGGCCGCGGCGGCTTCCGCCCCGACGGCTACCAGCCGCGCCACGCAGAGTACCCGCGCGCCAACAAGGACGGCTACCAGCCGCGCGAGCGCCACTACAACAACGACGGCTACCAGCCGCGCCCCAAGGACCGCGACGGCTACTACGGCAACGGCGACGCGGGCTCGCCGCAGGAGAACGGCGCGCGCGAGCGCTACGGCGACAGCCAGAGCTACGGCGGCGGCTTCAAGAGCCGCGGCCGGGGCGCGCCCCGCGGCCGCGCGCAGCCGCGCCGCCAGCAGCCGCACTACGCGCGCAACAACGGCAACAACAACAACACCGGCAACAACAACAACGCCGGCAACAACAAGGACCACGCCGACCAGTGA
- the LOC125228807 gene encoding carcinine transporter-like, whose product MLENATQRTRKHGVVGNPNEDEPRTEMTYDDLVSSAGEFGLYQTVLFVSTFPFYVFGVVSYFEQLFITEVSPNHWCRVPELANLTALQRRALAIPADETARFGYSQCSAYVADWSAELAAGRAAPDPAWRAEPCAHGWEFNASEIPYPTISSELGWVCDKDSYQATAQSIFFVGSIVGGLVVGWIADRYGRLPAAAVGTVVGGIAGVVSIFARDFVEFAVCRFFMGMSWDSCMLMVYLLVLEYVAPKYRSLIANLPFAIFYTSAVVSLPWIALACNDWKTLSLVTCIPMIFAILTPFLMPESPRWLLSVGRVDDAIKRIQRIGEVNKKEVPAKLIEQFKICYSQDEETNTSAVDFFKRPLLRNNKFVCMCVGYMCCTIVFDALARSVGQLDYNFFVSFTVISFTEFPSLCLVSFVLDWTGRKWMSVVTFSVSCVFSLLTVVVGGGLAAVLAAMVARFAVNITFNTTMQWAAEMLPTPVRGSGMAVVHICSYVATVISPFIVYSEVYYAWLPMALVSGVAALGALMVLGLPETAGKVLPHTLDDAETLIRESKFFEVQCLNKKQTSISGNENNSFEM is encoded by the coding sequence aTGTTAGAAAATGCGACACAGAGGACTCGCAAACATGGCGTGGTGGGGAACCCCAACGAAGACGAGCCCAGGACTGAAATGACGTACGACGACCTAGTGTCGTCCGCCGGCGAGTTCGGCCTCTACCAGACTGTCCTGTTCGTCTCGACATTCCCGTTTTACGTATTCGGAGTGGTGTCGTACTTCGAGCAACTGTTCATCACAGAAGTGTCGCCCAACCACTGGTGCCGCGTGCCGGAGCTGGCCAACCTGACGGCGCTGCAGCGGCGCGCACTCGCCATCCCCGCGGACGAGACGGCGCGCTTCGGGTACTCGCAGTGCTCGGCGTACGTGGCCGACTGGAGCGCCGAGCTGGCGGCCGGCCGCGCCGCGCCCGACCCCGCGTGGCGCGCGGAGCCGTGCGCGCACGGCTGGGAGTTCAACGCGTCCGAGATCCCCTACCCCACCATCTCCAGCGAGCTGGGCTGGGTGTGCGACAAGGACAGCTACCAGGCCACCGCGCAGTCCATCTTCTTCGTGGGCTCCATCGTGGGCGGCCTCGTCGTGGGCTGGATCGCGGACCGCTATGGGCGCCTGCCGGCCGCCGCCGTCGGGACCGTGGTCGGGGGCATCGCCGGCGTCGTCAGTATATTCGCCCGGGACTTCGTGGAGTTCGCCGTCTGCAGATTCTTTATGGGGATGTCTTGGGACAGTTGCATGTTGATGGTGTACCTCCTGGTGTTGGAGTATGTCGCGCCGAAGTACCGGTCGCTTATAGCGAATTTGccttttgccattttttatacTTCGGCCGTCGTATCGTTGCCGTGGATAGCTCTCGCTTGCAATGATTGGAAAACGCTTTCTCTGGTGACCTGTATACCGATGATATTCGCGATCCTGACGCCGTTCCTGATGCCCGAGAGCCCGCGGTGGCTGCTGTCCGTGGGCCGAGTGGACGACGCGATAAAGAGAATACAGAGGATCGGCGAAGTTAACAAAAAGGAAGTGCCGGCGAAACTGATAGAACAATTTAAGATTTGCTATTCACAAGATGAAGAAACGAACACTAGTGCTGTAGATTTTTTTAAGAGGCCCTTGTTAAGAAATAATAAGTTCGTATGCATGTGTGTAGGCTACATGTGCTGCACGATCGTATTCGACGCCCTGGCTAGAAGTGTAGGCCAGTTAGATTACAACTTCTTTGTGTCGTTTACGGTGATATCGTTTACGGAGTTTCCGTCGCTCTGTTTAGTGTCGTTCGTGCTGGACTGGACGGGGCGCAAGTGGATGTCCGTGGTGACGTTCAGCGTGTCGTGCGTGTTCAGCCTGCTGACGGTGGTGGTGGGCGGCGGACTGGCGGCCGTGCTGGCGGCGATGGTGGCGCGGTTCGCCGTCAACATCACCTTCAACACGACGATGCAGTGGGCGGCGGAGATGCTGCCGACGCCCGTCCGCGGCTCGGGCATGGCGGTGGTGCACATCTGCAGCTACGTGGCGACGGTCATCTCGCCGTTCATCGTGTACTCGGAGGTGTACTACGCGTGGCTGCCGATGGCGCTGGTGAGCGGCGTGGCGGCGCTGGGCGCGCTCATGGTGCTAGGCCTGCCGGAGACGGCGGGCAAGGTCTTGCCGCACACATTAGACGACGCGGAAACTTTAATCCGGgaatcaaagttttttgaagtgcagtgtctaaataaaaaacaaacaagtaTTTCAGGCAACGAAAATAATTCCTTTGAAATGTAA